From one Coffea eugenioides isolate CCC68of chromosome 11, Ceug_1.0, whole genome shotgun sequence genomic stretch:
- the LOC113754419 gene encoding uncharacterized protein LOC113754419 isoform X2 — translation MRLMIAFTTIAAAAAAALALSIFAARASADGLNKSASTGLYWSTAKEEGDLVAKADAAGDSSLLWDDDDENHRDFDAGGFSSLDGMLQWAIGHSDPSKLKEAVKDVQRLSPDELKKRHMEIKELMEKLKMPSDAQLMRIAIDDLKNSSLPSEDRLRALEELSTLVEPIDNANELHKLGGLIIVIKQLNHPEQEVRTASALILGKACQNNPVVQKQVLELDALAKLIKMARSEFVEEAIKALFAVSALIRNNFVGQELFYAEAGELMIQDILSNSSIDIRIQKKSVLLVADLAECQLENGSNPEPLFFHNRFFLRSVVDLLASVDLDLQEKALYAVKNLLQLRTEALVFKEFCGLDAALEKMRQQLQQLVMEENDSEYAKDVETLRGEVERIFIGKLNKDTQFPT, via the exons ATGCGATTGATGATAGCGTTCACAACaatagcagcagcagcagcagcagcattAGCATTGAGCATTTTTGCTGCAAGGGCTTCGGCGGATGGTCTAAACAAGTCGGCGTCCACAGGCCTGTATTGGTCTACCGCAAAAGAGGAGGGAGATCTCGTTGCAAAAGCCGACGCCGCCGGGGATTCCTCTTTGCTCTGGGATGATGATGACGAGAACCACCGTGATTTTGACGCCGGTGGTTTCTCTTCCCTCGACGGAATGTTGCAGTGGGCAATAG GGCATTCCGATCCTTCTAAGTTGAAAGAAGCCGTGAAAGATGTCCAACGCTTGTCTCCTGATGAGCTAAAGAAACGCCATATGGAGATAAAG GAACTGATGGAGAAGTTAAAGATGCCTTCAGATGCACAACTGATGAGGATTGCAATAGATGATTTAAAGAATTCGTCTTTACCATCAGAGGATCGTCTTCGTGCACTAGAGGAGCTTTCAACACTTGTGGAGCCAATAGATAATGCAAATG AATTGCACAAACTTGGTGGTCTCATTATAGTTATAAAACAACTAAATCACCCCGAGCAAGAAGTCAGGACTGCTTCTGCACTCATTCTTGGCAAAGCCTGTCAAAATAACCCTGTTGTTCAAAAGCag GTACTGGAACTTGATGCTCTGGCAAAGCTGATCAAGATGGCAAGATCTGAGTTTGTTGAGGAAGCCATAAAAGCATTATTTGCTGTTTCAGCTTTAATCAGAAATAATTTCGTTGGGCAAGAACTTTTCTATGCTGAAGCTGGCGAGTTGATGATTCAG GATATCCTGAGCAACTCAAGCATTGACATAAGAATACAGAAGAAGTCTGTTCTACTCGTGGCTGACCTGGCTGAGTGTCAGCTAGAAAATGGGAGTAATCCAGAGCCCCTTTTCTTCCACAATCGTTTCTTTTTGAGGTCTGTGGTTGATCTACTTGCATCAGTGGACCTTGATCTCCAGGAAAAG GCACTCTATGCAGTCAAGAACCTTTTACAATTGCGGACAGAAGCATTAGTTTTCAAAGAGTTTTGTGGGTTAGATGCAGccttggagaagatgaggcaGCAATTACAGCAGTTAGTAATGGAAGAGAATGATAGCGAGTATGCAAAGGATGTTGAAACTCTCCGTGGCGAAGTAGAACGGATTTTCATTGGAAAGCTTAATAAA GATACACAATTTCCTACATGA
- the LOC113754419 gene encoding uncharacterized protein LOC113754419 isoform X1, giving the protein MRLMIAFTTIAAAAAAALALSIFAARASADGLNKSASTGLYWSTAKEEGDLVAKADAAGDSSLLWDDDDENHRDFDAGGFSSLDGMLQWAIGHSDPSKLKEAVKDVQRLSPDELKKRHMEIKACQELMEKLKMPSDAQLMRIAIDDLKNSSLPSEDRLRALEELSTLVEPIDNANELHKLGGLIIVIKQLNHPEQEVRTASALILGKACQNNPVVQKQVLELDALAKLIKMARSEFVEEAIKALFAVSALIRNNFVGQELFYAEAGELMIQDILSNSSIDIRIQKKSVLLVADLAECQLENGSNPEPLFFHNRFFLRSVVDLLASVDLDLQEKALYAVKNLLQLRTEALVFKEFCGLDAALEKMRQQLQQLVMEENDSEYAKDVETLRGEVERIFIGKLNKDTQFPT; this is encoded by the exons ATGCGATTGATGATAGCGTTCACAACaatagcagcagcagcagcagcagcattAGCATTGAGCATTTTTGCTGCAAGGGCTTCGGCGGATGGTCTAAACAAGTCGGCGTCCACAGGCCTGTATTGGTCTACCGCAAAAGAGGAGGGAGATCTCGTTGCAAAAGCCGACGCCGCCGGGGATTCCTCTTTGCTCTGGGATGATGATGACGAGAACCACCGTGATTTTGACGCCGGTGGTTTCTCTTCCCTCGACGGAATGTTGCAGTGGGCAATAG GGCATTCCGATCCTTCTAAGTTGAAAGAAGCCGTGAAAGATGTCCAACGCTTGTCTCCTGATGAGCTAAAGAAACGCCATATGGAGATAAAG GCTTGTCAGGAACTGATGGAGAAGTTAAAGATGCCTTCAGATGCACAACTGATGAGGATTGCAATAGATGATTTAAAGAATTCGTCTTTACCATCAGAGGATCGTCTTCGTGCACTAGAGGAGCTTTCAACACTTGTGGAGCCAATAGATAATGCAAATG AATTGCACAAACTTGGTGGTCTCATTATAGTTATAAAACAACTAAATCACCCCGAGCAAGAAGTCAGGACTGCTTCTGCACTCATTCTTGGCAAAGCCTGTCAAAATAACCCTGTTGTTCAAAAGCag GTACTGGAACTTGATGCTCTGGCAAAGCTGATCAAGATGGCAAGATCTGAGTTTGTTGAGGAAGCCATAAAAGCATTATTTGCTGTTTCAGCTTTAATCAGAAATAATTTCGTTGGGCAAGAACTTTTCTATGCTGAAGCTGGCGAGTTGATGATTCAG GATATCCTGAGCAACTCAAGCATTGACATAAGAATACAGAAGAAGTCTGTTCTACTCGTGGCTGACCTGGCTGAGTGTCAGCTAGAAAATGGGAGTAATCCAGAGCCCCTTTTCTTCCACAATCGTTTCTTTTTGAGGTCTGTGGTTGATCTACTTGCATCAGTGGACCTTGATCTCCAGGAAAAG GCACTCTATGCAGTCAAGAACCTTTTACAATTGCGGACAGAAGCATTAGTTTTCAAAGAGTTTTGTGGGTTAGATGCAGccttggagaagatgaggcaGCAATTACAGCAGTTAGTAATGGAAGAGAATGATAGCGAGTATGCAAAGGATGTTGAAACTCTCCGTGGCGAAGTAGAACGGATTTTCATTGGAAAGCTTAATAAA GATACACAATTTCCTACATGA
- the LOC113754419 gene encoding hsp70 nucleotide exchange factor FES1 isoform X3, which produces MRLMIAFTTIAAAAAAALALSIFAARASADGLNKSASTGLYWSTAKEEGDLVAKADAAGDSSLLWDDDDENHRDFDAGGFSSLDGMLQWAIGHSDPSKLKEAVKDVQRLSPDELKKRHMEIKACQELMEKLKMPSDAQLMRIAIDDLKNSSLPSEDRLRALEELSTLVEPIDNANELHKLGGLIIVIKQLNHPEQEVRTASALILGKACQNNPVVQKQVLELDALAKLIKMARSEFVEEAIKALFAVSALIRNNFVGQELFYAEAGELMIQDILSNSSIDIRIQKKSVLLVADLAECQLENGSNPEPLFFHNRFFLRHSMQSRTFYNCGQKH; this is translated from the exons ATGCGATTGATGATAGCGTTCACAACaatagcagcagcagcagcagcagcattAGCATTGAGCATTTTTGCTGCAAGGGCTTCGGCGGATGGTCTAAACAAGTCGGCGTCCACAGGCCTGTATTGGTCTACCGCAAAAGAGGAGGGAGATCTCGTTGCAAAAGCCGACGCCGCCGGGGATTCCTCTTTGCTCTGGGATGATGATGACGAGAACCACCGTGATTTTGACGCCGGTGGTTTCTCTTCCCTCGACGGAATGTTGCAGTGGGCAATAG GGCATTCCGATCCTTCTAAGTTGAAAGAAGCCGTGAAAGATGTCCAACGCTTGTCTCCTGATGAGCTAAAGAAACGCCATATGGAGATAAAG GCTTGTCAGGAACTGATGGAGAAGTTAAAGATGCCTTCAGATGCACAACTGATGAGGATTGCAATAGATGATTTAAAGAATTCGTCTTTACCATCAGAGGATCGTCTTCGTGCACTAGAGGAGCTTTCAACACTTGTGGAGCCAATAGATAATGCAAATG AATTGCACAAACTTGGTGGTCTCATTATAGTTATAAAACAACTAAATCACCCCGAGCAAGAAGTCAGGACTGCTTCTGCACTCATTCTTGGCAAAGCCTGTCAAAATAACCCTGTTGTTCAAAAGCag GTACTGGAACTTGATGCTCTGGCAAAGCTGATCAAGATGGCAAGATCTGAGTTTGTTGAGGAAGCCATAAAAGCATTATTTGCTGTTTCAGCTTTAATCAGAAATAATTTCGTTGGGCAAGAACTTTTCTATGCTGAAGCTGGCGAGTTGATGATTCAG GATATCCTGAGCAACTCAAGCATTGACATAAGAATACAGAAGAAGTCTGTTCTACTCGTGGCTGACCTGGCTGAGTGTCAGCTAGAAAATGGGAGTAATCCAGAGCCCCTTTTCTTCCACAATCGTTTCTTTTTGAG GCACTCTATGCAGTCAAGAACCTTTTACAATTGCGGACAGAAGCATTAG
- the LOC113752707 gene encoding uncharacterized protein At4g04775-like produces the protein MRGKGKETTPTCSCGSKTNLKTSWTDRNPARRYVECANGKVDGCGYWNWYDEEMCERSKQVIPGLLRRINRVETENETLRQQILKLQKKAEKMEDKVKNLKEKLGRKNVKKMVIVLFVIAWTIVNASMWIWGPNKGQKFGRLQIDGY, from the exons ATGAGAGGAAAAGGCAAGGAAACAACTCCGACCTGCTCTTGTGGCAGTAAAACCAATTTGAAGACTTCATGGACTGATAGGAACCCGGCAAGGAGATATGTTGAATGTGCTAATGGCAAG GTTGATGGCTGTGGTTATTGGAATTGGTATGATGAAGAAATGTGTGAGCGTTCGAAACAAGTCATACCCGGTCTTTTAAGAAGAATAAATAGGGTGGAAACCGAGAATGAAACTTTGCGGCAACAAATTCTCAAGTTGCAAAAGAAAGCTGAGAAAATGGAGGATAAAGTAAAAAATCTGAAGGAGAAGCTTGGAAGAAAGAATGTGAAAAAAATGGTCATTGTTCTTTTTGTTATAGCCTGGACAATTGTTAATGCATCAATGTGGATTTGGGGGCCTAACAAGGGACAGAAGTTTGGAAGGCTGCAAATTGATGGCTACTAG
- the LOC113753835 gene encoding uncharacterized protein LOC113753835 has protein sequence MGALGRWGTVAAVVAVMGGMRAVSKQMGIGLGWDNETAVRWFQNLSDRLGYWAIPAYVGVHTLTLALCLPYAVFFEAGASLLFGFVPAVLCVFSAKVLGASLSFWIGRLICRSSSSAVDWARRNKYFHMLSRGVEQDGWRFVLLARFSPIPSYVINYALAATEVGFIVDFLLPTVIGCLPMILQNTSIGSLASAAVASASGSKKSQVWSYVFPVLGILSSILISLRIKKYSADVLVTETSADVAHAGLHDVNRTAESTQRYSKRNNNGKGPKTN, from the exons ATGGGGGCGTTGGGAAGATGGGGAACAGTTGCGGCTGTGGTGGCGGTAATGGGCGGGATGAGGGCTGTGAGCAAGCAGATGGGCATCGGATTGGGGTGGGACAACGAGACGGCTGTGCGATGGTTCCAAAACCTTTCGGATCGGCTGGGATACTGGGCCATCCCAGCTTACGTAGGGGTCCACACACTCACCCTGGCCCTGTGTCTTCCTTACGCCGTCTTCTTCGAAGCCGGGGCCTCCCTCCTTTTCGGATTCGTTCCGGCCGTCCTTTGCGTATTCTCCGCCAAGGTCCTGGGAGCTTCACTTTCCTTCTGGATCGGCAG GCTTATTTGCAGGAGTTCTAGCTCCGCTGTAGATTGGGCTCGCAGAAACAAGTATTTTCATATGCTCTCTCGTGGAGTTGAACAAGATGGATGGAGATTTGTTCTTCTTGCTCGATTCTCACCTATACCCTCCTATGTCATCAACTATGCCTTGGCTGCAACAGAAGTAGGTTTCATTGTGGATTTCCTGCTTCCAACAGTAATTGGCTGCCTACCAATGATATTGCAGAACACTTCAATTGGCAGTCTTGCAAGTGCTGCTGTAGCTTCTGCATCCGGGTCCAAGAAATCTCAGGTTTGGTCATATGTCTTTCCCGTGCTTGGGATCTTATCCAGCATTCTCATTTCTCTGAGGATCAAAAAGTACTCGGCCGATGTCTTAGTTACTGAAACTTCTGCTGATGTGGCCCATGCGGGTCTTCATGATGTCAATCGTACTGCTGAGTCAACTCAACGGTATTCTAAGAGAAATAATAATGGTAAAGGTCCGAAGACAAATTAA